One region of Termitidicoccus mucosus genomic DNA includes:
- a CDS encoding sialate O-acetylesterase: MKTNPKKAGLFTLCGLALLAICPAPVNAADATPSAPARPGKASFRVLHSNDATNIVNCLWTQFPVRPPVKDKFIRDSVAEVAGHGIDVHMMQPGYGWVPWWQSEVLPMSEQAAWKKSKNIRLHYYETYILNGGDLMSVFVDECRKTGQQAFASFRMNDQHHIFAADNGKVPEPEFSRRAGICPFYVENPQWRIGDDGYADLPGQLSMDFAVPQVREYRLKQIRELVDKYDIDGLELDFVRHWALFNQRKTTSSQRAEILTSMVRQIREILDAKGARAGRYLWLGMRIPAYPWMHDPMGVNLSKLASEAGVGIINASAHYYTDAQMPIAELRKQLPDDVALYAELHYTGARGTDFDAGGGQMVSARRRCTPLQLCTTAYLARRRGADAVSTFNFQYYRAMYGKAASGFATTAEPPYEVFEKISDLDWLAQQPQHYFASGDNNPMRPEARKFPAQMKAGIAEKVFMDMTPPAGGWLADGKLRIQSRRSLGDSAWKARLNGVPLKSTEDVSAPYPEPYREGLGSPANYRAWVVPAGLLKDGENIFEFSYKGDLESVTFRYMDVLLPGVAAASALLPGKSDAIRPGTPFGNNAVLQAGMKVPVWGTASPGQRVAVSFAGQNKETTASDKGNWRLDLDPMPAGTSGNLVIGDKTFTNVVTGEVWFVGGQSNAAFSLKHATPNANAEIARASFPQIRVWTSKYTIAGTPQNFGEGEWRVCTPATAGDFTGMGYFFAKSLTAARDGVPVGIISCNRSGAPIFSMMPAQVFDRNQNARKVAANYAEQLEKFPQSTHLAKAVIWNGMIYPLSPYAMRGVLWNQGEADVRVAYAYESMLDDMVKCWRALWGRADLPFYVVQLANISNKGSYEPAGSLNWPLMREAQANARHIPNVWVSVGIDIGDLTNVPRDARHPKNKRELGERLVSLVQAGTYGIRDDTKPFASPFFEKAVIRGDKVICHFDAAAKGLKTRDGKSVGGFEIAGARGKFVPAEALIEGETIIVSSPSVKSPASVRYAWSNTCEGTNVVNASGLPLSPFRASKQ, from the coding sequence ATGAAAACAAACCCGAAAAAAGCAGGACTTTTTACCCTCTGCGGCCTCGCGTTACTTGCCATCTGCCCGGCTCCCGTCAATGCAGCCGATGCCACTCCGTCGGCGCCCGCGCGCCCGGGCAAGGCGTCGTTCCGCGTGCTGCACAGCAACGATGCCACCAATATAGTCAACTGCCTCTGGACCCAGTTTCCCGTACGCCCTCCCGTGAAAGACAAATTCATCCGCGACTCGGTGGCTGAGGTTGCCGGCCATGGCATTGATGTGCACATGATGCAGCCGGGCTATGGGTGGGTGCCGTGGTGGCAAAGCGAGGTTTTGCCAATGTCCGAACAGGCGGCATGGAAAAAATCGAAAAACATCCGGCTGCACTACTATGAAACCTACATACTCAACGGCGGCGACCTGATGAGCGTTTTCGTGGACGAATGCCGCAAGACAGGCCAGCAAGCCTTCGCTTCGTTCCGCATGAACGACCAGCATCACATTTTCGCTGCCGACAACGGAAAAGTGCCTGAGCCGGAATTCAGCCGTAGAGCGGGCATCTGCCCTTTTTACGTGGAAAATCCACAATGGCGCATCGGCGACGACGGCTACGCCGACCTCCCCGGCCAGCTCTCCATGGACTTCGCCGTGCCACAGGTGCGCGAATACCGCCTCAAGCAAATCCGCGAACTGGTCGACAAATACGACATCGACGGACTCGAACTCGACTTCGTGCGCCACTGGGCGCTCTTCAACCAGCGCAAGACCACCTCCTCGCAACGCGCTGAAATCCTCACCAGCATGGTCCGGCAAATCCGCGAAATCCTCGACGCCAAGGGCGCGCGCGCCGGGCGCTATTTGTGGCTCGGCATGCGCATCCCCGCTTATCCCTGGATGCACGATCCCATGGGCGTCAACCTGTCGAAGCTCGCGTCCGAGGCGGGCGTCGGCATCATCAACGCCTCCGCCCACTACTACACAGATGCGCAAATGCCCATTGCCGAGCTGCGCAAACAACTTCCCGACGATGTGGCGCTGTACGCCGAGTTGCATTACACTGGCGCTCGTGGCACCGACTTTGACGCAGGCGGCGGCCAAATGGTATCGGCCCGGCGCCGCTGCACCCCGCTGCAACTTTGCACCACCGCCTATCTCGCCCGCCGCCGCGGGGCCGACGCCGTGAGCACCTTTAATTTTCAATACTACCGCGCCATGTACGGCAAAGCCGCCAGTGGCTTCGCAACCACAGCCGAGCCGCCCTACGAGGTTTTTGAAAAAATTTCCGACTTGGACTGGCTGGCCCAACAACCGCAGCACTACTTCGCATCCGGCGACAACAACCCCATGCGCCCGGAAGCCCGCAAATTCCCCGCCCAGATGAAAGCAGGCATCGCGGAGAAAGTCTTCATGGACATGACGCCGCCCGCCGGCGGCTGGCTCGCCGATGGCAAGCTGCGCATCCAATCGCGCAGGTCATTGGGCGACTCAGCTTGGAAGGCACGGCTCAATGGCGTGCCGCTTAAATCGACCGAGGATGTATCCGCCCCCTACCCCGAGCCTTACCGGGAAGGACTGGGCAGCCCCGCAAACTACCGCGCATGGGTGGTGCCCGCCGGCCTGCTGAAAGACGGCGAGAATATTTTCGAATTTAGCTACAAGGGCGACCTCGAATCCGTGACCTTTCGTTACATGGATGTGTTGCTGCCCGGAGTCGCTGCAGCATCCGCGCTTCTGCCAGGCAAATCGGACGCCATCCGCCCTGGGACACCCTTCGGCAACAACGCCGTGCTGCAAGCCGGCATGAAAGTCCCCGTCTGGGGCACGGCATCACCCGGCCAGCGCGTGGCTGTTTCCTTCGCCGGTCAAAACAAGGAAACCACCGCCAGCGACAAAGGCAACTGGCGCCTCGACCTCGACCCAATGCCCGCCGGCACAAGCGGCAATCTGGTCATTGGCGACAAAACATTCACCAATGTCGTGACAGGCGAGGTGTGGTTTGTCGGCGGCCAATCCAACGCCGCGTTTTCGCTCAAACACGCCACGCCGAACGCAAATGCAGAAATCGCCCGCGCCAGCTTTCCCCAAATCCGTGTGTGGACATCGAAATACACCATCGCAGGAACTCCGCAAAATTTTGGCGAGGGCGAGTGGCGCGTATGCACTCCTGCGACCGCCGGCGACTTCACCGGCATGGGATACTTTTTCGCAAAAAGCCTCACGGCCGCGCGTGACGGCGTGCCCGTGGGCATCATCAGTTGCAACCGCAGCGGCGCGCCCATTTTCAGCATGATGCCCGCGCAGGTTTTCGACCGGAACCAGAACGCTCGAAAAGTGGCGGCCAATTACGCCGAGCAACTGGAGAAATTCCCGCAAAGCACCCACTTGGCCAAGGCCGTCATCTGGAACGGCATGATTTACCCGCTCTCGCCCTACGCCATGCGCGGCGTGCTCTGGAACCAGGGCGAGGCCGATGTCCGCGTCGCCTACGCCTACGAATCAATGCTCGACGACATGGTCAAATGCTGGCGCGCCCTCTGGGGCCGCGCCGACCTGCCGTTCTACGTCGTGCAACTGGCGAACATCTCCAACAAGGGCAGCTACGAGCCGGCGGGCAGTTTGAACTGGCCGCTCATGCGCGAGGCCCAAGCCAACGCGCGCCACATCCCAAACGTGTGGGTGAGCGTCGGCATCGACATTGGCGACCTCACGAACGTTCCACGCGACGCGCGCCACCCCAAGAACAAACGCGAACTCGGCGAACGCCTCGTATCGCTTGTGCAGGCCGGCACCTATGGCATCCGTGACGACACCAAACCCTTCGCCTCGCCGTTTTTCGAGAAAGCCGTCATCCGTGGCGACAAGGTCATCTGCCATTTCGACGCCGCCGCCAAGGGCCTGAAAACCCGCGACGGCAAATCCGTCGGCGGCTTCGAGATTGCGGGAGCCAGGGGAAAATTCGTCCCCGCCGAAGCGCTCATCGAAGGCGAGACCATAATCGTCTCGTCGCCTTCCGTGAAGTCGCCCGCCTCGGTGCGCTATGCCTGGAGCAACACCTGCGAAGGCACCAACGTGGTGAACGCCTCCGGCCTCCCCCTTTCCCCTTTCCGGGCCAGCAAGCAGTAA
- a CDS encoding TonB-dependent siderophore receptor has translation MALTVGCGGNLFAQSQRPQSAETGEGETVMLSPSAVRRVAQAQQSQTGATGDASAEVVMLSPFVVSTDRDVGFVAAASLAGGRLGGDLKDTPVAYSVLTSEFIEALSLTDLSDMAQWLPNSTEERNSGNLEWSNNDFYIASRGVGAGAPQRDFFPYGFNFDGYNTDRLDMGRGPNSILFGNSGYAGTANSVSKRAILNRQFTMVNLGYSSWNNVRSTLDHNQSLGRKFALRLNALYLDRDGWRDHDFEEKKAITLAGTWSPTKNTELRFEAEVGEKDLAALGSNLDDHFSAWSGTHTYSGPIPSGGSAPAGISPYQNDTIIFTPSSGAKLLANYKGWARTAASTAVNARDTPIGQRLNLPSDMLETIEANSHFTTPSRKQTAYVDAPLYTEKYYNYTLAATHQIKRKFYAEAAVNFSGVEKSGDRYSNGGLTRMYIDVNTKLPNGQDNPNFLEPYGEGPGRPHIRTSDNINARLALAYVLDNTRYGSFRINALGGYSRSDSKQDTWVYAIKDNEDHRYWPTEKLVYFRYYHNTDTSRPYDLSDRKWTFLDTGASPRIATAGLVRGELATSTMNQRSLTEYNYIQFAGDAKFFKKRLNLLAALRMDDHLTRQRVTISQFDYPTDWNGRDLILKPDAPSDWASLTYQIRDAAGNPSGPVLPADIRPRITTAGDPHYGEGDPRYNGVRFQDDYNTPEKKETTTTYSFGAVYHLNQNISLFANYAESFVPTITRYSIEGNMLDARSGDGRDFGVRITALKQRFMANIIRYTGREKNTGAALGLTFNYIDSIVRSTPVGFSSVNEINKRNLAPPHSGIGDTVTSEVSGWELDITANMTRGWRLMVNGSLTDAYQTDTYPHMRNYLARNEATLRLIVEDAGGAFRGDAAYVDTAIPAGSRPDADSAVGAWNNLQAWRASLTHEKQKRSRLVGKTMNVFTDYTLRNGPLKGLRIGVGANYRGRSVIGYRGSDTVTIEGPGGTTQVIDDPFVGPLDVVYQPGYTIATATLYYEWRVNRKTTVKFNLRVANLFDYDKPIYYESALRPVLSPVDGKVTSARTMTPVKYYWITPRNFTFSASVRF, from the coding sequence ATGGCACTGACTGTCGGCTGCGGCGGAAACCTTTTCGCGCAATCGCAACGACCGCAGTCAGCCGAGACCGGCGAGGGCGAGACCGTCATGCTCAGCCCGTCCGCCGTCAGGCGTGTCGCGCAAGCACAGCAATCGCAAACAGGCGCCACTGGCGATGCCAGTGCCGAGGTGGTTATGCTCAGCCCCTTTGTCGTCAGCACCGACCGCGACGTGGGCTTCGTGGCCGCGGCCTCGCTTGCCGGCGGCAGGCTCGGCGGTGACCTCAAGGACACCCCCGTCGCCTATTCCGTCCTCACCAGCGAGTTCATCGAGGCGCTCAGCCTCACCGACCTTTCCGATATGGCCCAGTGGCTGCCCAACAGCACCGAAGAGAGGAATTCGGGCAACCTCGAATGGTCGAATAACGACTTTTACATCGCGTCGCGCGGTGTCGGGGCAGGCGCCCCGCAACGCGATTTTTTTCCCTACGGTTTCAATTTTGACGGCTATAACACTGATCGGCTCGACATGGGGCGCGGCCCAAATTCCATCCTCTTCGGCAACAGCGGTTATGCCGGCACCGCGAACTCTGTCTCCAAGCGCGCGATTCTGAATAGGCAATTCACCATGGTGAACCTTGGCTACAGCTCATGGAACAACGTCCGCAGCACACTCGACCACAACCAGTCGCTTGGCCGCAAATTCGCCTTGCGCCTCAACGCCCTGTATCTTGACCGCGATGGATGGCGAGACCACGATTTTGAAGAGAAAAAAGCCATCACGCTGGCGGGCACATGGAGCCCGACCAAAAACACCGAGCTTCGTTTCGAGGCGGAGGTCGGCGAAAAAGACCTGGCGGCCTTGGGCAGCAATTTAGACGACCACTTCAGCGCTTGGAGCGGCACCCATACCTACAGCGGTCCCATCCCCAGCGGAGGCTCGGCGCCGGCGGGCATCTCTCCCTACCAGAACGATACTATCATCTTCACACCCTCCAGCGGGGCCAAACTCCTGGCGAACTACAAGGGCTGGGCGCGCACTGCGGCCAGCACAGCGGTCAACGCCCGCGACACCCCGATTGGACAGCGCCTCAACCTGCCGTCGGACATGCTTGAAACCATCGAGGCCAATTCACATTTCACCACTCCCTCCCGCAAGCAGACTGCGTATGTTGACGCGCCGCTCTATACTGAGAAATATTACAATTACACACTCGCGGCCACCCACCAGATAAAGCGGAAATTCTACGCCGAGGCCGCGGTGAATTTCTCGGGAGTGGAAAAAAGTGGCGACAGATACTCAAACGGCGGCCTTACGCGTATGTATATTGACGTGAACACCAAGCTGCCGAACGGCCAAGACAATCCCAATTTCCTTGAGCCGTATGGCGAGGGCCCAGGCCGGCCCCACATCCGCACCAGCGATAATATCAACGCCCGCCTCGCCCTGGCCTACGTGCTGGACAACACCCGTTACGGCAGTTTCCGCATCAACGCCCTCGGCGGCTACTCCCGCTCCGACAGCAAGCAGGACACATGGGTTTATGCCATAAAGGACAACGAGGACCATCGTTACTGGCCGACTGAAAAACTCGTGTATTTCCGTTATTATCATAACACAGACACCTCGCGCCCCTACGACTTGTCCGATAGAAAATGGACGTTTCTGGACACGGGCGCCTCGCCGAGGATAGCCACGGCCGGCTTGGTGCGCGGCGAACTCGCAACCAGCACTATGAACCAACGCTCCCTCACGGAATATAATTATATACAATTCGCCGGCGACGCCAAATTCTTCAAGAAACGCCTCAATCTTCTTGCTGCCCTCCGCATGGACGACCACCTGACGCGCCAGCGCGTTACCATCTCGCAATTCGATTACCCGACGGACTGGAATGGCAGGGACCTCATCCTCAAGCCCGATGCGCCTTCGGACTGGGCTTCGCTCACCTACCAGATCCGCGATGCGGCAGGCAATCCCTCCGGCCCGGTATTGCCCGCCGACATACGCCCGCGCATTACCACGGCCGGCGATCCTCACTACGGTGAAGGCGACCCGCGCTATAATGGCGTGCGCTTCCAGGATGATTATAATACCCCCGAAAAAAAGGAAACCACCACCACTTACAGCTTTGGCGCCGTCTATCACCTGAACCAAAACATCAGCCTCTTTGCCAACTATGCCGAGTCCTTTGTCCCCACCATCACCCGTTATTCCATAGAAGGCAACATGCTTGACGCCCGGTCCGGTGATGGCCGCGACTTCGGCGTTCGCATCACCGCGCTCAAACAACGCTTCATGGCCAATATCATTCGTTATACAGGGCGTGAGAAAAACACTGGCGCCGCCCTGGGCTTAACCTTCAATTATATCGACAGCATTGTCAGGAGCACTCCGGTTGGCTTCTCCTCGGTCAACGAGATTAATAAACGCAACCTCGCCCCCCCTCACTCTGGCATAGGTGACACCGTTACCAGCGAGGTCTCCGGCTGGGAACTCGACATCACCGCGAACATGACCCGCGGCTGGCGCCTCATGGTGAACGGCTCCCTCACGGACGCCTACCAGACTGACACCTACCCTCATATGCGCAATTATCTGGCCAGAAATGAGGCCACCCTGCGGCTAATCGTGGAGGACGCCGGCGGCGCATTCAGGGGCGACGCCGCTTACGTGGACACCGCGATCCCCGCGGGCAGCAGGCCCGACGCCGACTCGGCCGTCGGGGCTTGGAACAACTTACAGGCGTGGCGTGCCTCCCTTACACATGAAAAGCAAAAACGCTCCAGGCTCGTGGGAAAAACGATGAATGTCTTCACCGATTATACATTACGAAACGGCCCGCTTAAGGGCTTGCGCATCGGCGTCGGCGCCAACTATCGCGGCAGGTCAGTAATCGGCTATCGTGGCAGTGACACAGTCACAATCGAAGGACCGGGAGGCACGACGCAGGTGATTGACGACCCGTTCGTGGGGCCGCTGGACGTTGTTTATCAGCCCGGCTACACCATCGCAACCGCCACACTTTATTATGAATGGCGCGTCAATCGGAAAACAACGGTCAAATTCAACCTGCGCGTCGCCAACCTCTTTGATTACGACAAGCCCATCTATTATGAGTCGGCGCTGCGCCCGGTGCTGAGCCCGGTAGACGGCAAGGTAACCTCCGCCCGCACCATGACACCGGTGAAGTATTACTGGATCACGCCGCGTAATTTCACCTTCTCGGCCTCAGTGAGATTCTAA
- a CDS encoding nucleoside hydrolase, with amino-acid sequence MKTPHALLPLFAILCFSANQPWQTVADAQNSPSVVSSCPAVPASPVKLIFDTDMGNDVDDAVALAIIHALQNRNACELLAVTLTCPHPLAPEYVAAVNTFYGRPGIPIGINTDSPSVLKPKRQFLQIAHHKNPDGSLAFPYTWDASKAPRAVDLLRRTLAAADDNSIVIAQVGFSCNLAALLDTKPDAISPLNGRDLAAKKIRFLSIMAGDFSEPKEGVKKVVEFNIRHDVPAARKLADEWPTPIIWGGFEVGNAVCYPAFGIENDFGYVPSHPVRESYQSYIPTPHERPCWDPISALYAIWPDRPYYERTPKGRVTVTPEGHTTFAEQPEGRDYCLKLDVVHAASLREIISTLASEPPKTK; translated from the coding sequence ATGAAAACACCTCATGCACTCCTCCCTCTGTTCGCCATCCTCTGTTTTTCAGCCAATCAGCCTTGGCAGACTGTCGCTGACGCTCAAAACAGTCCTTCAGTCGTTTCCTCCTGCCCCGCGGTGCCTGCTTCGCCCGTAAAACTCATCTTCGACACCGACATGGGCAACGACGTGGACGATGCCGTTGCGCTCGCCATCATCCATGCCCTCCAGAATCGCAACGCCTGCGAACTGCTCGCAGTCACCCTCACCTGTCCCCACCCCCTTGCCCCCGAATATGTCGCCGCCGTCAACACCTTCTATGGACGTCCCGGTATTCCCATTGGCATCAACACCGATTCCCCGAGCGTTTTGAAGCCCAAGCGGCAGTTCCTGCAAATCGCGCACCACAAAAACCCCGACGGTTCCCTGGCGTTTCCCTACACTTGGGACGCATCCAAGGCGCCACGCGCCGTTGACCTGCTCCGCCGCACCCTCGCCGCCGCCGACGATAATTCCATCGTCATCGCCCAAGTCGGCTTTTCCTGCAATCTCGCCGCGCTCCTCGACACCAAACCCGACGCGATTTCCCCCCTCAATGGCCGCGATCTTGCCGCCAAAAAAATCCGCTTCCTCTCCATCATGGCCGGCGACTTTTCCGAGCCAAAGGAAGGCGTGAAGAAGGTTGTCGAGTTCAACATCCGTCATGATGTTCCCGCCGCTCGCAAACTCGCCGACGAGTGGCCGACGCCGATTATTTGGGGCGGCTTTGAAGTCGGCAATGCAGTCTGCTATCCCGCCTTTGGCATTGAAAACGACTTCGGCTATGTCCCCAGCCATCCTGTTCGCGAATCCTACCAGTCCTACATTCCCACGCCCCACGAACGCCCCTGCTGGGATCCCATTTCAGCCCTCTATGCCATCTGGCCCGACCGCCCCTATTACGAACGCACTCCCAAGGGCCGTGTCACCGTTACCCCCGAGGGGCACACCACTTTTGCCGAGCAACCCGAGGGCCGCGACTACTGCCTTAAGCTGGATGTCGTCCACGCTGCCAGCCTCCGGGAAATAATCTCCACCCTCGCCTCCGAACCCCCGAAAACCAAGTGA